One Chanodichthys erythropterus isolate Z2021 chromosome 22, ASM2448905v1, whole genome shotgun sequence DNA window includes the following coding sequences:
- the LOC137012834 gene encoding gig2-like protein DreN isoform X2, with amino-acid sequence MNCSLKKEQPKFIVISYCCLSAKMPVEFSGWEAYCDKSKHLKPGQEPKKSHGYTMYHGTLKTNAPAIISSGFRPSLGGTLGPGVYCSRDINKAMRYPPCAPNDRVVLKLRVRVGKVKRIDMQSLNLTSWHQNGYDTAWLPASVLGLEEDCVFDPKRLTVIGIAHCTDNSVKSSLESLIKQKSQSQDPKEKDLKLCKGCGMQTQDKHTMEKCWSCKASICPFMKNHVCRKKGK; translated from the exons AT GAACTGCAGTCTCAAAAAGGAGCAACCAAAGTTCATTGTCATCTCATACTGTTGTCTAAGTGCCAAAATGCCAGTGGAATTCAGTGGATGGGAGGCATACTGCGATAAGTCAAAGCACCTTAAACCAGGTCAAGAACCCAAAAAGAGCCACGGCTACACTATGTACCATGGGACACTCAAAACCAATGCCCCAGCTATTATATCATCAGGGTTTCGGCCCTCTCTTGGGGGAACTCTGGGTCCTGGAGTCTACTGTAGTAGGGACATTAACAAAGCAATGCGTTATCCACCATGTGCTCCCAATGACAGAGTTGTGTTAAAGCTACGAGTAAGAGTGGGTAAAGTGAAGAGGATTGACATGCAAAGCCTGAACCTGACCTCATGGCATCAGAATGGATATGATACGGCCTGGTTACCTGCATCTGTTCTTGGACTTGAAGAGGACTGTGTTTTTGACCCAAAGAGACTCACTGTGATTGGGATAGCCCATTGTACAGACAACAGTGTGAAGAGTTCTCTGGAGAGTCTCATAAAGCAGAAAAGCCAATCGCAGGATCCAAAGGAGAAAGATCTGAAATTGTGTAAAGGCTGTGGAATGCAAACCCAGGATAAACACACAATGGAGAAATGCTGGTCCTGTAAAGCATCCATATGCCCCTTCATGAAGAATCATGTTTGCCGAAAGAAAGGGAAGTAA
- the LOC137012834 gene encoding gig2-like protein DreN isoform X1 gives MYAKNCSLKKEQPKFIVISYCCLSAKMPVEFSGWEAYCDKSKHLKPGQEPKKSHGYTMYHGTLKTNAPAIISSGFRPSLGGTLGPGVYCSRDINKAMRYPPCAPNDRVVLKLRVRVGKVKRIDMQSLNLTSWHQNGYDTAWLPASVLGLEEDCVFDPKRLTVIGIAHCTDNSVKSSLESLIKQKSQSQDPKEKDLKLCKGCGMQTQDKHTMEKCWSCKASICPFMKNHVCRKKGK, from the exons ATGTACGCAAA GAACTGCAGTCTCAAAAAGGAGCAACCAAAGTTCATTGTCATCTCATACTGTTGTCTAAGTGCCAAAATGCCAGTGGAATTCAGTGGATGGGAGGCATACTGCGATAAGTCAAAGCACCTTAAACCAGGTCAAGAACCCAAAAAGAGCCACGGCTACACTATGTACCATGGGACACTCAAAACCAATGCCCCAGCTATTATATCATCAGGGTTTCGGCCCTCTCTTGGGGGAACTCTGGGTCCTGGAGTCTACTGTAGTAGGGACATTAACAAAGCAATGCGTTATCCACCATGTGCTCCCAATGACAGAGTTGTGTTAAAGCTACGAGTAAGAGTGGGTAAAGTGAAGAGGATTGACATGCAAAGCCTGAACCTGACCTCATGGCATCAGAATGGATATGATACGGCCTGGTTACCTGCATCTGTTCTTGGACTTGAAGAGGACTGTGTTTTTGACCCAAAGAGACTCACTGTGATTGGGATAGCCCATTGTACAGACAACAGTGTGAAGAGTTCTCTGGAGAGTCTCATAAAGCAGAAAAGCCAATCGCAGGATCCAAAGGAGAAAGATCTGAAATTGTGTAAAGGCTGTGGAATGCAAACCCAGGATAAACACACAATGGAGAAATGCTGGTCCTGTAAAGCATCCATATGCCCCTTCATGAAGAATCATGTTTGCCGAAAGAAAGGGAAGTAA
- the LOC137012834 gene encoding gig2-like protein DreN isoform X3: protein MPVEFSGWEAYCDKSKHLKPGQEPKKSHGYTMYHGTLKTNAPAIISSGFRPSLGGTLGPGVYCSRDINKAMRYPPCAPNDRVVLKLRVRVGKVKRIDMQSLNLTSWHQNGYDTAWLPASVLGLEEDCVFDPKRLTVIGIAHCTDNSVKSSLESLIKQKSQSQDPKEKDLKLCKGCGMQTQDKHTMEKCWSCKASICPFMKNHVCRKKGK from the coding sequence ATGCCAGTGGAATTCAGTGGATGGGAGGCATACTGCGATAAGTCAAAGCACCTTAAACCAGGTCAAGAACCCAAAAAGAGCCACGGCTACACTATGTACCATGGGACACTCAAAACCAATGCCCCAGCTATTATATCATCAGGGTTTCGGCCCTCTCTTGGGGGAACTCTGGGTCCTGGAGTCTACTGTAGTAGGGACATTAACAAAGCAATGCGTTATCCACCATGTGCTCCCAATGACAGAGTTGTGTTAAAGCTACGAGTAAGAGTGGGTAAAGTGAAGAGGATTGACATGCAAAGCCTGAACCTGACCTCATGGCATCAGAATGGATATGATACGGCCTGGTTACCTGCATCTGTTCTTGGACTTGAAGAGGACTGTGTTTTTGACCCAAAGAGACTCACTGTGATTGGGATAGCCCATTGTACAGACAACAGTGTGAAGAGTTCTCTGGAGAGTCTCATAAAGCAGAAAAGCCAATCGCAGGATCCAAAGGAGAAAGATCTGAAATTGTGTAAAGGCTGTGGAATGCAAACCCAGGATAAACACACAATGGAGAAATGCTGGTCCTGTAAAGCATCCATATGCCCCTTCATGAAGAATCATGTTTGCCGAAAGAAAGGGAAGTAA
- the LOC137012094 gene encoding uncharacterized protein, with protein sequence MWEEDDLGPSAPPCLESYTAPEEGKVYKMYHGTSMENEQQIVMYGFLQSDKGMLGPGVYLSRDLQKASRYPLDLPESQRVVLRVKVDVGKVIKIDYKRHPLQETWHDHGYDTAWCPPNCGMVRSGLEEFCVWDPRQITVIDVIHPIQEETSYIEPAEGKVYRMYHGTSREAAQKIKAYGFLQSSKGMLGPGVYLSRDIMKASRYPLDLPENQRVVLRVRVNVGKVKKIDRQNHPMQKTWHDHGYDTAWCPPYCGMVPSGLEEDCVWDPRRITVIDEIRPKTQGARGACRERY encoded by the exons ATGTGGGAAGAAGATGACTTGGGTCCATCTGCTCCACCATGTCTTGAGAGCTATACAGCTCCAGAGGAAGGCAAAGTCTACAAAATGTATCATGGCACATCTATggagaatgagcaacaaattgTTATGTATGGTTTCCTTCAGTCTGATAAAGGGATGCTTGGGCCCGGTGTCTACCTCAGCCGAGATCTACAGAAGGCCTCCAGATACCCTCTGGATTTACCTGAGAGCCAGAGAGTAGTTCTGAGAGTGAAGGTTGATGTTGGGAAAGTGATAAAGATTGACTATAAACGTCATCCACTGCAGGAAACCTGGCATGATCATGGGTATGACACTGCTTGGTGCCCTCCAAACTGTGGTATGGTGCGAAGTGGTCTTGAAGAATTCTGTGTTTGGGATCCAAGACAAATCACAGTCATTGATGTAATTCATCCAATTCAAGAGGAAACT AGTTACATAGAACCAGCTGAGGGTAAAGTCTACAGAATGTACCATGGCACATCAAGGGAGGCTGCTCAAAAAATCAAAGCCTATGGCTTCCTTCAGTCTTCTAAAGGGATGCTTGGGCCTGGTGTCTACCTCAGCCGAGATATAATGAAGGCCTCCAGATACCCTCTGGATTTACCTGAGAACCAGAGAGTGGTTCTGAGAGTGAGGGTCAATGTTGGGAAAGTGAAAAAGATTGACCGTCAAAATCATCCAATGCAGAAAACCTGGCATGATCATGGGTACGACACTGCCTGGTGCCCTCCATACTGTGGAATGGTGCCAAGCGGTCTTGAGGAAGACTGTGTTTGGGATCCAAGAAGAATCACAGTCATTGATGAAATACGCCCAAAAACGCAAGGAGCACGTGGTGCCTGTCGTGAGCGTTATTAA